A genomic region of Pseudopipra pipra isolate bDixPip1 chromosome W, bDixPip1.hap1, whole genome shotgun sequence contains the following coding sequences:
- the LOC135404566 gene encoding olfactory receptor 14A16-like, translated as MSNSSSITQFLLLAFADRRELQLLHFWLFLAISLAALLANGLILSAVACDHHLHTPMGFFLLNLSLTDLGCICTTVPKAMHNSLQNTTTISYTGCAAQVFLLVFFLGTEFSLLTIMCYDRYVAICKPLHYGTLLGSRACAHMAAAAWATWFLYSLLHTTNTFSLPLCQGNALGQFFCEIPHILKLSCSHSNIRELGLVGVSATFCFGCFIFIVFSYVQIFRAVLRIPSQQGRHKAFSTCLPQLAVVSLFVSTGTFAYMKPPSISSPSLDLIVSVLYSVVPPLLNPLIYSLRNQELKDALRKLISGCFSEAINSPSSACYPSH; from the coding sequence atgtccaacagcagctccatcacccagttcctcctcctggcattcgcagacaggagggagctgcagctcctgcacttctggctcttcctggccatctccctggctgccctcctggccaacggtCTTatcctcagcgctgtagcctgtgaccaccacctgcacacccccatgggcttcttcctgctcaacctctccctcacagacctgggctgcatctgcaccactgtccccaaagccatgcacaattccctccagaacaccacaaccatctcctatacaggatgtgctgcacaggtctttctgcttgtcttctttcttggaacagagttttccctcctcaccatcatgtgctacgaccgctacgttgccatctgcaaacccctgcactacgggaccctcctgggcagcagagcttgtgcccacatggcagcagctgcctgggccacttggtttctctattctctgctgcacacaaccaatacattttccctgcccctgtgccagggcaatgccctgggccagttcttctgtgaaatcccacacatcctcaagctctcctgctcacactccaaCATCAGGGAACTGGGGCTTGTTGGGGTTAGTGCTACTTTTTGTTTTgggtgtttcattttcattgttttctcctatgtgcagatcttcagggctgtgctgaggatcccctctcagcagggacggcacaaagccttttccacgtgcctccctcagctggccgtggtctccctgtttgtcagcactggcacaTTTGCCTACatgaagcccccctccatctcctccccatccctggatctgattgtgtcagttctgtactcagtggttcctccattactgaaccccctcatctacagcctgaggaaccaggagctcaaggatgccctgaggaaactgATAagtgggtgtttttcagaagcaataaactctccttcttctgcatgttatcCATCTCATTAA